A window of Epinephelus lanceolatus isolate andai-2023 chromosome 3, ASM4190304v1, whole genome shotgun sequence genomic DNA:
GCCAGTGTTTAAAACGCAGAGGTAAGCAGGAGGTTACAGCAGACACGGCTAAGAGCTAACATGCTACACATGCTAAAAACACTTAACACGAGCCATGTGTAGTTTTTTTCCACAACTACTCGTCCTTTCCTttgtgttcaggatgtttaaAGTTATGAGTCACCGAATAACGAGCGTTTCTGGTCATTATGTTTGCTAACAGACTTgtatgctaacaagctaactcCGCACGGACATACTATAAGTAGCCCTGAAGTCTTTAAAAGTAAAGGATCCCTTTTGGCatcagtgtgtgttgttgatgtgTAACCTCAGGCTGTTTATATAATAGTGCCCCTGCAGCTGAGCTCACGCGCGTACAGTGTGGTCCCGACCCCGTGCGACAGTGAGGAGAAAGAGATGTTGGACCGAATCCTGCGCGTGGACCACGCTGGTGAATACGGAGCCAACCGCATCTACGCCGGCCAGATGGCAGTGTTGGGCCGATCTAGCACCGGGCCTCTCATCCAGGTATGGACACAGGGCGGCACATGACTCAGAGGAAGGACAGAAGACTAAAATGCATCACTGTTCTTTGACCTGCACATGACACCAGTTCATATTgatggctccaaatgacaaaaatatttgaaaatagtCCAATACCCAGAAATCACAGAAGAAACTCAGTTTTACTAATGTGGCTGGTTTGAGATGATTTCTACTGATGGAATCCTAATGGTTGAGTCCAGGTCTCTCCTGAGGAGGAGATGCTGTTCAGTACAAATATGAAATTCACTCTGCTTTTACAGACACTGGTGGATGTTAGGATCATCTGACACTAGAATTTGATTTGCACAACAGGGTGTATTTAGGTAGTTAACTCTCTGAGACCTGCAGGGTTGCTGGTGATTCAGGCTGACATCCCTGTCTTTCCGAGGCTATAGAGGGCTGAGTTTTAAAGCTGCTACTGATACTGGTTTCATATAAAACTAGAAGACCTGATGAATCCAGTTATTCCAACCATGTTATGCTAGCTTCCAAGGAAAAATAATGCTCCAAATGCTTATTTTTGGCAAGGGAAACacagcatggccattttcacagggTCTCTTGACTTCTTATCTCAAGATATCTGGATGGAAATAGATTCTGtgggtacccacaagtctccTCCTGACAGACATGCCCACTTTGATAGTTCCATACAGTTTTGTGCaatcaacctttttttttaacaaaggtttaaaatcatcatcataatttTTGACACATTGTgctcatgtgtgtttttctttaggAAATGTGGGATCAAGAAAAGAAACACCTCAATAAATTCAATGAAATTCTGTCTGAGAACAGAGTTCGACCCACAGCGCTGTTACCCCTCTGGAACATTGCTGGGTTTGCATTAGGTTGGTACAGCCCATAAGCATACAGTTATAGGATTGTAACTCATTTTgaagaacaaaacaaatgcatgaaatccataaaataatataataggtataatataatataatgtaatataatataatatagtgTAATAATAAGTTGAAGTTGTAACTGCTGTtggagtacagtaaaatgttGTGATTATGTTGCATTTGTACACCCACATATTATAATATACACAGCCAGGTGTTGCTTAATGGAATCTCAGAGTTGAGTTAATTTCGTTTGAAATTTCCTCCAGGTGCGTCCACTGCACTGTTTGGAAAAGAGATGGCCATGGCCTGCACTGTGGCGGTGGAGGAGAGTATTTCCGAACATTACAACAGCCAGATCAGAGCTCTGATGGAGAGGGACCCCGAGCGATACACCGAACTGTTACAAGTGAGTCTGCCACTGTTTTCTCTCTTAACACTGCAACTAACATTGACAAAGGCTTGATTGGCATTTTATTGCTTGGAAATGAGATGAACACACATAGTCAGAGCTCAAGAGTGTTCTGAAGGTCAAGAGTTTTCCCATTTGTTTCAGATATTCACTCAACACAAGGGTGTCTTTTTTAAGAGTGATTTCACCTGTTACTTTGCCTGATCATATTACATAAAATATTTGGGCTGCATGGTTGGTTCAAGAAGCTAATATGAAAGGAAATAGAGAAAATAGCTTCAGTTTTTGGAGAAGTTCGGAGCAATTTTCACATGTGAGCTATATTAATAAGACACGTTTAAAAAGTAGTGCTTTAAGAGGAACAAGAAAGACTAATCATGACTCAATGACTTCTGGGTAGACAATCCCAGCGCCACgtacataaaatgaaattttGCTGCTTCTGGTTAGTTTTTAGTCATTTGAAAAAGGCCACccttaaaaaaatcagtatcagttaaagtgtacgctatatttataatattttcacCCCTTTACCTTGTTGTCAGACAGTCTTTAGAAGCCACCAGACTCCCCTGACGAAAGCAGTAATAATACTAAGCAGAATACCCAAGAATTGCCGGTCTGCCGCTATCTTGATTGATTAAAGGTAATGCAGAGAaaatattcttttcttttttcttttttctttaaagattttttttgggcagtttttgcctttaattgataggaaagtcgagtgtgaagggggagagagagagggagtgacatgcaacaaagggctacaggctggaattgaacccgggctgctgcgggaacagccttgtacatggggcgcctgctctatccactaagccaccaacgccccagcagagaaaatattctaaatatagtgtacactaaTACTGATTTGTTTTAGGTGGgtctttttaggtggctaaaatatgtatTGCTGCAGCCCCCATCCAAGGAAGTACATAGCCAAGCTTTGATGCTGATGAATTTAGCTCATCAAAGATGCAGGCAAAGCAACATTGGTCATAAAATAAGTGCAGTAGAAACGTCAGACAGGGTGGACcaccatgtttatttttgatcatTAAATTTACAGCTGAAAGTAACAGAAATAAAGTTTGCCTATTTA
This region includes:
- the coq7 gene encoding NADPH-dependent 3-demethoxyubiquinone 3-hydroxylase, mitochondrial, which codes for MTTMHRAARTALHGWSNAVGPAMIRQCLKRRVPLQLSSRAYSVVPTPCDSEEKEMLDRILRVDHAGEYGANRIYAGQMAVLGRSSTGPLIQEMWDQEKKHLNKFNEILSENRVRPTALLPLWNIAGFALGASTALFGKEMAMACTVAVEESISEHYNSQIRALMERDPERYTELLQIIKEFRDDELEHHDTGLEHDAESVPGYWLLKNAIQLGCKAAIYASQRV